Proteins encoded together in one Penicillium digitatum chromosome 1, complete sequence window:
- a CDS encoding Histidine phosphatase superfamily, clade-1, translating into MPLDTIYLTRHGHRLNWTIDFRTGTYKSQFPTPTGNPADPALTSHGVHQSHELAEHIVSPQFYPKPFRVYSSPFYRCLQTIQPSVEELKRISVESGKSQHDGRIGSIDRHANFDVRIENGLGEWFGATDFFDHPAHPTLQLMSTHFPTLLPEASQTYKALLIPSRRGETITQLHNRVATALEGIIADIDAEVSALEAELPSDQRTSKSVLICAHAAPLIAMGRALTGHMPDHSSEEDFDVFTAGLSTFKRRGASSTASVGRSGDTEEGSSEYPLAEGTTFIRAPRTPPQWRNGRGVGGGWDCVANGDCSFLSSGAERGWHFDGEESFNTGPMAPPSELPASAGVTKL; encoded by the exons ATGCCTTTGGACACCATATATCTGACCCGTCATGGG CACCGCCTCAACTGGACCATTGACTTTCGGACGGGCACATACAAGTCCCAATTCCCAACGCCAACAGGAAACCCAGCAGACCCTGCGCTGACCTCGCACGGCGTACACCAGTCACATGAGCTGGCGGAGCACATTGTCAGCCCCCAGTTCTACCCTAAGCCGTTCCGTGTCTACTCGAGTCCCTTCTACCGCTGCCTTCAAACAATCCAGCCGTCTGTCGAAGAGCTCAAGAGAATATCGGTCGAGTCTGGAAAGAGCCAGCATGATGGCCGGATTGGGTCAATTGATCGGCATGCGAATTTTGATGTACGAATTGAAAATGGGTTAGG AGAATGGTTCGGTGCAACAGATTTCTTCGACCACCCGGCACACCCAACCCTTCAACTAATGTCCACCCACTTCCCAACCCTCCTCCCAGAAGCTAGTCAAACCTACAAAGCCCTACTTATCCCTTCAAGACGCGGCGAGACAATCACGCAGCTCCACAACCGCGTAGCAACAGCCCTGGAAGGCATAATCGCCGACATCGACGCAGAAGTCTCCGCCCTGGAAGCAGAGCTACCATCAGACCAAAGAACCAGCAAATCCGTGCTAATCTGCGCGCATGCTGCGCCGCTTATTGCCATGGGACGGGCTCTCACGGGACATATGCCGGATCATAGTTCAGAAGAGGACTTTGATGTTTTCACAGCTGGGTTGAGTACTTTCAAGAGGAGGGGGGCTTCTTCTACTGCTAGCGTTGGGCGGAGCGGTGATACGGAAGAAGGATCGAGTGAATATCCGCTTGCTGAGGGTACGACGTTCATTCGTGCGCCGAGAACCCCGCCGCAGTGGAGGAATGGGCGCGGTGTTGGAGGTGGATGGGATTGCGTTGCGAATGGGGATTGTAGCTTTTTGAGCAGTGGTGCTGAGCGTGGTTG GCACTTTGATGGCGAAGAATCCTTTAATACGGGTCCCATGGCTCCACCTTCCGAGCTACCTGCGAGTGCAGGTGTTACGAAGTTGTGA
- a CDS encoding Ubiquitin supergroup: MATGLSSQPMVEGDASSTITLHILCQSLPPPSRFTLKNVPLSSTIAQLKGRIEQTFPNNPQASHQRLIYRGKPLTVDDATLSAVVSSMEEGIDSMHLVLPPEPTHSEAPPAPEMSQHSPLGNSAQASTSSSTGLDGPNPDISVTTDSISSYSSTLRQTDATPGSPNVTFNQYVNGSSLNPYPSTTNAPEAHSAELSQHIRTLRGQTEDIERELDRRILPSMQDIIRIRNQLLEIQDARPTGQLPLPGVAELVARILDAQQRARLTEYVQHRHLQTSILSQNSLQPGPTQVFMLSSPIGDFYSGLMGQNHLITRPTMQQAVLPNTAPANEPGAPQPPRVPQAPRPPNPNAAVVQNALRQALLNQQRRGNNVEHAGLARHIRRIWLFTRLWLFCYLTSAPGTWRRYIFVSIALLVTLFSETNIPRQFATTIISPVQRHLESLTHVGGPADRATQLGADDAAAEFNIWDQIRRAERALVFLFASLVPGLGERHVQARTAADQAFLAQQERRARESQEQEQARERERQEQEQEQERAQAGVAEGAGNAGAEQE, encoded by the exons ATGGCGACAGGGTTATCATCCCAGCCAATGGTAGAGGGAGACGCATCGAGCACAATCACGCTTCATATACTTTGCCAGTCTCTACCCCCTCCAAGCCGGTTTACACTCAAGAACGTTCCACTCTCCTCCACAATCGCACAGCTCAAGGGCCGGATCGAACAGACCTTTCCGAATAATCCTCAAGCATCACACCAGAGACTTATCTATCGAGGGAAACCTCTCACTGTTGATGATGCAACACTCAGCGCAGTAGTCTCGTCTATGGAG GAAGGAATTGACAGTATGCATCTTGTGCTACCACCTGAGCCAACACACTCAGAAGCACCTCCTGCTCCTGAGATGTCGCAACATTCGCCTCTCGGGAATTCTGCTCAAGCTTCTACGTCTTCTTCCACCGGGCTTGATGGCCCCAATCCAGATATTTCGGTTACTACAGACAGCATTTCCTCATACTCGAGCACCCTGAGGCAAACGGATGCCACTCCAGGTTCTCCAAACGTCACATTCAATCAATACGTCAACGGCTCTTCACTTAACCCATACCCATCAACCACAAACGCACCAGAGGCCCACAGTGCAGAATTATCTCAGCATATTCGCACTTTACGAGGTCAAACTGAGGATATTGAGAGGGAACTGGACAGACGTATCTTGCCTTCTATGCAGGATATCATTCGTATACGGAACCAGCTTCTTGAAATCCAAGATGCACGGCCTACGGGACAACTTCCTCTACCCGGTGTTGCAGAACTGGTTGCCCGTATTCTTGACGCTCAACAACGCGCCCGTTTAACAGAATACGTGCAGCATAGGCATTTGCAGACAAGCATTTTATCCCAAAACTCGCTCCAACCAGGTCCCACTCAGGTCTTCATGCTGTCCTCACCAATAGGAGACTTTTACAGTGGTCTCATGGGACAAAATCACTTGATAACCCGACCCACAATGCAACAGGCGGTTTTGCCCAATACAGCCCCCGCTAACGAACCCGGTGCACCTCAGCCACCCCGAGTACCTCAAGCACCCCGGCCACCCAACCCAAACGCAGCGGTAGTCCAGAACGCCCTGCGCCAAGCACTGCTCAACCAACAGCGCCGAGGCAATAATGTCGAGCACGCCGGTCTGGCACGACACATCCGCCGCATCTGGCTGTTCACCCGTCTGTGGCTCTTCTGCTACCTCACTAGTGCCCCTGGCACCTGGAGGCGTTACATCTTCGTCAGCATTGCCTTGCTGGTTACATTATTTTCTGAGACCAATATTCCGCGGCAGTTTGCGACAACAATTATCAGTCCCGTCCAACGCCATCTCGAGAGCCTCACTCATGTTGGTGGACCGGCAGATCGAGCCACTCAGCTTGGAGCAGATGACGCTGCCGCGGAGTTCAATATTTGGGACCAGATACGCCGCGCGGAGCGAGCCctcgtttttctttttgcaaGTCTGGTTCCCGGTCTCGGTGAGAGGCACGTCCAGGCTCGCACTGCGGCAGATCAAGCTTTCTTGGCTCAGCAGGAGCGGAGGGCGCGGGAAAGtcaggagcaggagcaggcaCGGGAGCGAGAGCGCCAGGAACAGGAGCAGGAACAGGAACGGGCTCAAGCTGGTGTGGCGGAGGGCGCGGGGAATGCAGGTGCCGAACAAGAGTAG
- a CDS encoding Phosphatidylserine decarboxylase-like protein, with product MAKRLFTSSPLLHCPPVAPRIGAASMEVLSFRATARHKASLRHFSSKSWRQYNKDNNPENNRGGFGSRLGFALRNTKVEWYPIPVGLGIGLLGLLSFYKSQRAERDRLARDAAGDEWEDGKRPPPRPRISLSGPWHIQIMSTLPLKAISRLWGRFNEIELPYYLRVPGFKLYSWAFGVNLEEVAEPDLHTYPNLAAFFYRKLKPGVRPLDPDPRALLAPSDGRILQFGMIERGEVEQVKGMTYSLDALLGSATPAHADHSKRLTDQGRKETQKDVENMAAHEEFARMNGISYTLPSLLLGDDGAPQRRASLDASTASKATSEIQVQEDLARGDGTPWYAPKTTANHALFYVVIYLAPGDYHRFHSPAPWVVESRRHFAGELYSVSPYLQRHLPGLFTLNERVALLGRWRWGFFSYTPVGATNVGSIKINFDSELRTNSLLTDTAADLAAALAAKRGEQYPGFVEATYRHASQTLNGHPLQRGEEMGGFQLGSSIVLVFEAPLGTRKSVDAGWPEDAPSDGWTWSIQKGQRIKVGEKLGFVSEA from the coding sequence ATGGCCAAGCGCCTTTTTACTTCCTCGCCTCTCCTTCACTGCCCTCCCGTTGCCCCTCGGATCGGGGCTGCGTCGATGGAGGTTCTTTCGTTCCGGGCCACGGCCCGCCACAAAGCCAGCCTCCGGCATTTTTCATCTAAATCATGGAGACAATATAACAAAGACAATAACCCTGAAAACAATAGAGGAGGATTCGGGTCACGGCTAGGTTTCGCTCTGCGTAATACCAAAGTCGAATGGTATCCCATCCCAGTCGGACTCGGAATCGGCTTGCTAGGGTTGCTGTCCTTCTACAAGTCACAACGTGCGGAACGGGATCGGCTTGCTCGCGATGCAGCCGGCGATGAATGGGAAGATGGAAAACGGCCACCTCCTCGTCCGAGGATCAGCCTGTCAGGCCCATGGCATATTCAGATCATGTCCACTCTGCCCCTGAAGGCCATATCGCGTCTATGGGGTCGCTTCAATGAAATTGAACTTCCTTACTACCTCCGCGTTCCTGGATTCAAACTCTATTCTTGGGCCTTTGGCGTCAACCTCGAGGAGGTCGCCGAGCCCGACCTGCACACCTACCCGAATTTGGCGGCATTCTTCTACCGTAAGCTGAAGCCTGGCGTTCGACCATTGGACCCCGACCCTCGTGCCCTTCTGGCTCCCTCCGACGGCCGAATCTTACAATTTGGAATGATTGAACGAGGCGAGGTTGAACAAGTCAAGGGAATGACCTACAGTCTGGATGCTCTTCTTGGATCAGCCACGCCTGCGCACGCCGACCACAGTAAGCGGCTCACAGACCAGGGCCGAAAAGAAACCCAAAAGGATGTCGAGAACATGGCTGCGCATGAAGAGTTTGCGCGCATGAACGGGATTTCATACACTCTCCCGAGCCTTCTTTTGGGAGACGATGGTGCCCCCCAACGACGTGCTTCATTGGATGCTTCAACCGCATCCAAAGCAACCTCTGAAATCCAGGTGCAAGAGGACCTGGCTCGTGGCGATGGAACACCATGGTACGCACCCAAAACCACAGCCAACCATGCCTTGTTCTACGTTGTGATCTACCTAGCACCCGGCGATTACCACCGTTTCCACTCCCCCGCTCCCTGGGTGGTCGAGAGCCGCCGCCACTTTGCTGGTGAGTTATACTCGGTTTCACCATACTTGCAAAGACATCTACCCGGTCTATTTACCCTCAACGAGCGAGTTGCACTCCTCGGCCGATGGCGGTGGGGTTTCTTCAGTTACACGCCGGTCGGAGCTACCAATGTAGGCTCCATTAAAATCAACTTTGACTCGGAATTGCGCACGAACAGCCTGTTGACCGATACCGCTGCAGACTTGGCCGCAGCCTTGGCTGCCAAGCGCGGTGAGCAGTATCCTGGCTTTGTTGAGGCGACTTACCGCCATGCCAGCCAGACACTTAACGGACATCCTCTGCAACGTGGAGAGGAGATGGGTGGATTCCAGCTTGGTAGTTCGATCGTACTTGTGTTTGAGGCTCCTCTTGGAACTCGCAAGTCCGTCGATGCCGGCTGGCCGGAAGATGCTCCCAGTGATGGTTGGACTTGGAGTATTCAAAAGGGCCAGCGTATCAAAGTAGGCGAGAAATTGGGCTTTGTGAGCGAGGCATAA
- a CDS encoding 40S ribosomal protein uS8 — MVKTSVLNDALNAMNNAEKAGKRQVLIRPSSKVIVKFLAVMQKHGYIGEFEEVDDHRSGKIVIQLNGRLNKCGVINPRYPVQLRDLEKWATQLLPSRQFGYVVLTTSAGIMDHEEARRKHVAGKLLGFFY; from the exons ATGGTCAAGACCTCCGTCCTCAACGATGCGCTTAACGCCATGAACAACGCCGAGAAGGCTGGCAAGCGCCAGGTCCTCATCCGTCCTTCCTCCAAGGTCATCGTCAAGTTCCTTGCTGTCATGCAGAAGCACG GCTACATTGGCGAGTTCGAGGAGGTCGATGACCACCGCTCCGGCAAGATTGTCATCCAGCTCAACGGCCG TCTCAACAAGTGTGGTGTCATCAACCCCCGCTACCCCGTCCAGCTCCGTGACCTCGAGAAGTGGGCTACCCAGCTCCTTCCCTCCCGTCAGTTCGGTTACGTTGTCCTGACCACCTCCGCCGGTATCATGGACCACGAGGAGGCTCGCCGCAAGCACGTTGCTGGCAAGCTCCTCGGCTTCTTCTACTAG